In a single window of the Neodiprion virginianus isolate iyNeoVirg1 chromosome 1, iyNeoVirg1.1, whole genome shotgun sequence genome:
- the LOC124302034 gene encoding putative riboflavin kinase — protein MFQAGLPHFAVGPIVKGFGRGSRELRIPTANYPDEVVQNLPKEIATGVYCGFASVNKEEVHKMVMSIGWNPFYENSQKTMETHIMHNFQDDFYGAELRVVMLGYLRPEKKFNSVDDLIAEIRADIDAADALLNDSKFSVYRTNCFFTEDDNDQQKSTEGVQKTRRRGLCNHVESCILS, from the exons ATGTTTCAAGCCGGTTTACCACATTTCGCAGTTGGCCCAATAGTGAAAGGCTTCGGCCGAGGTTCCAGAGAATTAAGAATCCCAACAG CAAACTATCCGGACGAAGTAGTGCAAAATTTGCCTAAGGAAATTGCCACCGGTGTCTATTGCGGATTCGCATCTGTCAATAAGGAGGAAGTTCATAAGATGGTGATGAGCATAGGCTGGAATCCTTTTTACGAAAATAGTCAGAAGACGATG gAGACACACATAATGCACAATTTTCAAGACGACTTTTACGGAGCAGAATTAAGAGTTGTAATGCTTGGTTATCTAAggcccgaaaaaaaatttaactctGTTG ATGATCTAATTGCGGAAATACGAGCGGATATTGACGCTGCTGACGCACTCCTTAACGActcaaaattttcggtttatcGAACCAACTGTTTTTTCACCGAAGACGACAATGACCAACAAAAAAGTACAGAGGGTGTTCAAAAAACAAGACGAAGAGGACTTTGTAATCATGTCGAAAGTTGCATACTTTCGTAA